A single window of Nitrospirota bacterium DNA harbors:
- a CDS encoding 4a-hydroxytetrahydrobiopterin dehydratase — protein MEKIKGLESWDFIDQGFRKQFFRGSYRAAVSFMNKIGRSHKDGIPPDLVVDKDGLWVIFHQEGNEVLPEQREMALKIDMAYREIIDEEDPPLTYVEIAELKPGLSGWTFSDRALQRLIPVDSFKTAVEFSNRVAAIGVGSGHLPDLVVTGGSVLIIISGRFSSGITVSDINLARQISEVVERLDQGQGIRNR, from the coding sequence ATGGAAAAGATAAAGGGACTCGAGTCCTGGGACTTTATTGACCAGGGATTCAGGAAACAGTTTTTCAGGGGATCGTATCGTGCCGCGGTCTCATTTATGAACAAAATAGGTCGTTCTCATAAAGACGGGATTCCTCCTGATCTGGTGGTTGACAAGGATGGCCTCTGGGTCATTTTTCATCAAGAGGGAAATGAGGTCTTGCCGGAGCAAAGAGAGATGGCCCTTAAAATAGATATGGCTTACCGGGAGATTATAGACGAAGAGGACCCGCCATTGACGTATGTCGAAATCGCTGAACTGAAGCCGGGTCTTTCAGGTTGGACCTTTTCCGATCGCGCGTTACAGCGATTAATACCCGTAGACTCCTTCAAAACCGCGGTAGAATTTTCAAACCGGGTGGCCGCAATCGGGGTGGGATCAGGACATCTCCCTGACCTCGTCGTGACAGGCGGAAGCGTGTTAATCATCATCTCTGGCAGGTTTTCAAGCGGGATTACGGTTTCCGACATCAATCTCGCCAGACAGATTTCGGAAGTGGTTGAGAGGCTTGATCAAGGGCAAGGGATCAGAAATCGTTGA
- a CDS encoding bifunctional riboflavin kinase/FAD synthetase — protein sequence MTPEFLKTIRGEITYPYPVLGLGNFDGLHIGHQSILKRVVQKAEERNGTAMAFTFDPHPVKVLFPERALELLCTTREKIELIEKCGISTIFCIEFTKEFSFQTPRDFVKTFLVNGLKVREVMVGKNYGFGQGRSGNVDMLQSFGAEFGFHVEIIPPVVLKGQMVSSSLIRNFLLEGKVQEANRLLGRPYQIEGTVVAGEGRGRKLGFPTANILPGDKLIPGNGVYAVRAEKKSETFSGIVYIGTQPTFENALRQIEVHLFKNGGTLYGEELKVDFYGKVRNEMKFPDREALIQQITRDIVKAKEILNQPN from the coding sequence ATGACCCCGGAATTTCTCAAAACAATCCGGGGCGAAATAACCTACCCTTATCCAGTACTCGGGCTGGGCAATTTTGACGGGCTCCATATCGGACACCAGAGTATTCTGAAAAGGGTCGTTCAAAAAGCAGAAGAAAGAAACGGGACGGCCATGGCCTTCACATTTGACCCTCATCCGGTCAAAGTTCTCTTTCCGGAACGTGCACTTGAACTTCTCTGTACCACCAGGGAAAAGATCGAGCTGATTGAAAAATGTGGAATCAGCACGATTTTCTGCATTGAATTCACAAAGGAGTTTTCTTTTCAGACTCCCCGTGATTTTGTGAAGACTTTTTTAGTTAATGGTCTGAAGGTTCGGGAGGTCATGGTAGGAAAAAATTACGGATTTGGTCAGGGTAGGAGCGGAAATGTAGATATGCTCCAATCTTTCGGCGCTGAATTCGGGTTTCATGTTGAGATCATTCCTCCCGTGGTTCTGAAGGGCCAAATGGTTAGCTCCTCCTTAATCCGGAATTTCTTGCTTGAAGGAAAAGTACAGGAAGCGAACAGGTTGTTGGGACGGCCCTATCAGATTGAAGGAACCGTTGTGGCGGGAGAGGGTCGGGGAAGAAAGCTTGGATTTCCAACTGCCAATATTCTGCCTGGAGATAAGCTCATTCCGGGAAACGGGGTTTATGCAGTCCGGGCCGAAAAGAAAAGCGAAACTTTTTCAGGAATCGTCTATATTGGAACACAGCCGACATTTGAAAATGCGCTGCGCCAGATCGAGGTTCATCTCTTTAAGAATGGCGGGACCTTATACGGCGAAGAGTTAAAAGTTGATTTCTACGGGAAAGTGAGAAACGAAATGAAATTTCCCGACCGGGAAGCATTGATTCAGCAGATTACCCGGGACATTGTTAAAGCGAAAGAAATTCTGAACCAACCCAATTAG
- the hemB gene encoding porphobilinogen synthase produces MTYPVHRPRRLRKSEEIRVLVKETRLEPDQFIYPLFVTYGKAIRSGISSMPGHYRFSVDQILPEIEEIISLGVRSVILFGIPEKKDDFGSEAYNPNGIVQTAVRKIKQKFPQLLVITDVCIDEYTSHGHCGVVLNGEIQNDETLPLLAKMALTHVESGADMVAPSDMMDGRIGFIRKFLDQAGKTGTPILAYSAKYASCFYGPFREAAQSAPSFGDRKTYQMDPANSREALREVAFDIKEGADIIMVKPAMPYLDIIYQIKKKFEVPVAAYQVSGEYAMIKAAEKEGWIDGKAAMLESLVSIKRAGADMILTYFAKDAARILNR; encoded by the coding sequence ATGACTTACCCCGTACATCGTCCAAGACGACTCAGAAAAAGCGAAGAGATTCGCGTTTTGGTAAAAGAGACTCGCCTGGAACCCGATCAGTTTATTTATCCATTATTTGTGACTTACGGTAAAGCGATCCGTTCCGGAATCTCGTCTATGCCGGGACACTATCGCTTTTCAGTCGACCAGATTTTGCCTGAAATAGAGGAAATTATTTCATTGGGAGTCCGGTCGGTCATCTTGTTCGGTATCCCCGAAAAGAAGGACGATTTCGGAAGTGAAGCTTACAATCCGAACGGAATCGTACAAACCGCCGTCAGGAAGATTAAACAGAAATTTCCTCAGTTGCTCGTGATAACCGATGTCTGTATCGACGAATATACCTCCCACGGGCATTGCGGAGTCGTCCTCAATGGAGAAATTCAAAATGACGAGACTCTGCCGCTTCTGGCCAAAATGGCATTAACGCATGTTGAGTCGGGAGCCGACATGGTGGCTCCGTCGGATATGATGGATGGCCGCATTGGATTCATTCGGAAATTTCTCGACCAGGCCGGTAAGACCGGAACCCCTATTCTGGCCTACTCCGCGAAATATGCGTCCTGTTTTTACGGACCCTTTCGGGAGGCGGCTCAATCCGCTCCTTCCTTTGGAGACCGTAAGACTTACCAAATGGACCCGGCCAACAGCCGGGAGGCTTTAAGGGAGGTGGCTTTCGATATTAAAGAGGGAGCCGATATCATCATGGTCAAACCGGCGATGCCCTATCTTGATATTATTTATCAGATCAAGAAAAAGTTTGAGGTTCCCGTCGCGGCCTATCAGGTGAGCGGTGAGTATGCCATGATTAAGGCGGCTGAAAAAGAAGGATGGATCGACGGAAAGGCGGCCATGCTGGAATCGCTCGTTTCGATCAAGAGGGCCGGAGCAGATATGATCCTGACCTATTTTGCAAAAGACGCTGCCCGAATTCTGAATCGATGA
- a CDS encoding 2-nitropropane dioxygenase, translated as MDDAKIETQCPTCQSRLIVDKTTGAVLWHEGKKPDKSFPSINEMIRNLEVRKKEVEEKFLSEGHALRERSRILEEKFKESMKHLDPNEEIKPIRPIDLD; from the coding sequence ATGGATGATGCCAAGATCGAGACCCAGTGCCCCACCTGTCAATCCCGTCTGATCGTTGATAAAACGACTGGCGCAGTTCTTTGGCATGAAGGAAAAAAGCCGGATAAAAGTTTCCCCTCCATCAATGAGATGATCCGGAATCTTGAAGTGCGAAAAAAAGAGGTTGAGGAGAAATTCTTGAGTGAAGGCCATGCGCTCAGGGAGAGGTCGAGAATTCTGGAAGAAAAGTTCAAGGAATCGATGAAACATCTTGACCCAAACGAGGAAATAAAACCGATTCGGCCGATCGACCTGGATTAG
- a CDS encoding ATP-dependent metallopeptidase FtsH/Yme1/Tma family protein has translation MKPRFKNLALWLVIGLFMILLFNLFNVPTRPGEEELIFSDFMARVEKGDVSEIIIKENHLSGVLKDGVKFKTYTANYPELIKSLRDKNVKITVKPPDENPWYITFLITWGPFVFFLALWIFFMRQMQMGGNKALSFGKSRARLLSEDKKKVTFADVAGVDEAKDEVVEIIEFLKDPPKFQKLGGRIPKGVLIVGPPGTGKTLLAKAIAGEAGVPFFSISGSDFVEMFVGVGASRVRDLFEQGKKQAPCIIFIDEIDAVGRHRGAGLGGGHDEREQTLNQLLVEMDGFETAEGVILIAATNRPDVLDPALLRPGRFDRQVVVPRPDFKGRAEILKVHTKKIPLDSNVDLNIIARGTPGFAGADLENLVNEAALLAARKNKKVVEMIDFEFAKDKVLMGVERKSIMINDVEKKTTAYHEAGHTLVAKILPGTDPVHKVTIIPRGRALGLTMQLPTDDRYTYAKEFLLNNIAILMGGRVAEEVALQFVTTGAGNDIERATDLARKMVCEWGMSDKLGPLTYGRKEQEIFLGREISQHRDFSESIAIEIDNEVRRIVSENYERARHIIKTHFNALKALAEALLEKESLDAPEIDKIIQSAMTTPA, from the coding sequence ATGAAACCGCGCTTTAAGAATTTAGCCCTTTGGTTGGTCATAGGGTTATTTATGATCCTTCTGTTTAATCTATTCAACGTACCGACTCGTCCCGGGGAAGAAGAACTGATATTCAGCGATTTTATGGCCCGGGTTGAAAAAGGAGATGTTTCGGAGATTATTATCAAAGAGAATCATCTTTCCGGTGTTCTGAAGGACGGGGTTAAGTTCAAAACCTATACGGCAAACTATCCGGAACTGATTAAGTCGCTCCGTGACAAAAATGTCAAAATAACGGTGAAACCTCCTGATGAAAACCCGTGGTATATCACGTTTCTCATCACCTGGGGTCCTTTTGTCTTCTTTCTTGCGCTCTGGATTTTCTTCATGAGACAAATGCAGATGGGCGGAAACAAGGCCCTGTCGTTTGGGAAGAGCCGCGCCCGTCTCTTGTCGGAAGATAAGAAAAAAGTCACCTTTGCCGATGTGGCCGGTGTCGACGAAGCGAAAGACGAAGTGGTCGAAATTATCGAGTTCTTAAAAGACCCCCCAAAGTTTCAAAAATTAGGAGGGCGGATCCCAAAAGGGGTTCTTATCGTCGGTCCTCCCGGTACAGGAAAAACGCTTCTGGCGAAAGCGATCGCAGGAGAAGCGGGCGTTCCTTTTTTCAGTATCAGCGGTTCTGATTTTGTAGAAATGTTTGTGGGAGTAGGAGCCTCGCGCGTGCGCGATCTCTTTGAACAGGGGAAAAAGCAGGCGCCTTGTATTATTTTTATTGATGAAATTGATGCCGTAGGTCGACATCGGGGCGCAGGTTTAGGAGGCGGACACGATGAGCGGGAGCAAACCCTGAACCAGCTTCTTGTCGAAATGGACGGCTTTGAAACAGCCGAAGGAGTCATTTTAATTGCGGCCACAAATCGTCCGGATGTTTTGGATCCGGCCCTGCTTCGGCCCGGAAGGTTTGATCGCCAGGTGGTGGTCCCGCGTCCCGACTTTAAAGGGAGAGCTGAAATACTTAAAGTCCATACGAAGAAGATACCGCTCGATTCCAATGTGGATCTCAATATCATTGCAAGAGGAACCCCCGGATTTGCCGGTGCCGACCTTGAAAATCTGGTGAACGAAGCGGCCCTTTTGGCTGCAAGGAAAAATAAAAAAGTAGTGGAAATGATCGATTTTGAATTTGCCAAGGATAAAGTCCTGATGGGGGTTGAACGGAAGAGCATCATGATTAATGATGTTGAAAAAAAGACCACGGCCTATCATGAAGCGGGCCACACCCTTGTCGCCAAAATATTGCCCGGGACGGACCCCGTGCACAAAGTGACCATTATTCCTCGCGGCAGGGCGCTTGGTTTAACCATGCAGCTTCCGACGGATGACCGTTATACCTATGCGAAAGAGTTTCTCCTCAATAACATTGCGATCTTGATGGGAGGTAGGGTGGCGGAAGAAGTGGCCCTGCAGTTTGTGACGACCGGCGCCGGAAATGATATCGAAAGAGCCACTGATCTGGCGCGAAAAATGGTCTGTGAATGGGGAATGAGCGATAAACTCGGCCCGTTAACCTATGGCAGAAAAGAACAGGAAATCTTCCTGGGAAGGGAAATTTCACAGCATCGGGATTTTAGCGAATCAATCGCAATCGAGATTGACAACGAGGTCAGAAGGATTGTCAGCGAGAACTATGAGCGGGCAAGGCATATTATCAAGACCCATTTTAACGCATTAAAGGCGCTGGCCGAAGCCTTGCTGGAAAAAGAATCTCTGGATGCTCCTGAAATAGATAAGATAATTCAATCCGCGATGACGACGCCCGCTTAA
- a CDS encoding tetratricopeptide repeat protein has product MSKNQAVSNANLPPTENAPEEDHPGTGPMAEISSFKERLKKNPKDLEALIFLGNSNFDIKRYEKAKELYIQALMIEPKNSSVRTDLATCFRNLGESDQAIVELKTVLALNPDHPAALFNLGVILLGDKGDKKEAVEMWRRLLKKHPESPFTHGLSEKIALLMREEKGSLQ; this is encoded by the coding sequence ATGAGCAAGAATCAGGCTGTTTCGAATGCCAATCTTCCTCCCACCGAGAATGCGCCTGAAGAAGACCATCCCGGTACGGGTCCGATGGCAGAAATTTCTTCTTTCAAGGAGCGTTTGAAGAAGAACCCAAAAGATCTGGAAGCATTGATTTTTCTGGGAAATTCTAATTTTGATATCAAAAGGTATGAAAAAGCAAAAGAGCTTTATATTCAAGCCTTGATGATTGAACCCAAAAACTCGTCTGTCCGAACCGACCTGGCGACCTGTTTCAGAAATCTGGGAGAGTCGGACCAGGCGATCGTTGAACTGAAAACGGTACTTGCTTTGAACCCGGATCATCCTGCAGCGCTCTTTAATCTGGGTGTTATTTTGCTCGGAGACAAAGGCGACAAAAAGGAGGCGGTTGAAATGTGGCGGCGGCTTCTTAAGAAACATCCCGAAAGTCCGTTTACGCATGGTCTTTCTGAAAAGATTGCCCTGTTGATGCGGGAAGAAAAGGGGTCCCTCCAGTGA
- a CDS encoding ribonuclease H-like domain-containing protein, which yields MGDILVLDLETQKSFEEVNGRNFRDLLVSVVGLYSYQKNVFECYVENEVHLLLPMLESADLVIGFNTKRFDYLVLEPYFKKSLDHLRSLDILEEVQKTLGHRLSLDTLAKATLNQSKIGEGLDAIRYFRSGEIDKLKKYCLEDVRLTRDLYEYGKKNGKLYYSDRSGKGILSFSVKWEMETQQSLF from the coding sequence ATGGGTGATATCCTTGTACTAGACCTTGAGACACAAAAATCATTTGAGGAGGTCAATGGACGCAATTTCAGAGATCTCCTGGTCTCCGTCGTCGGTCTCTACTCCTATCAAAAAAATGTTTTCGAATGCTACGTTGAAAATGAGGTTCATCTATTACTTCCGATGCTGGAATCGGCCGACCTGGTTATTGGCTTCAATACAAAAAGATTCGATTATCTTGTTCTGGAACCTTATTTTAAGAAGAGCCTCGATCACCTTCGAAGCCTGGATATTCTCGAAGAAGTTCAAAAAACGCTCGGACATCGCTTAAGCCTCGACACGCTTGCCAAAGCCACTCTTAATCAATCCAAAATCGGCGAAGGATTGGACGCGATACGTTATTTCAGGAGCGGGGAAATCGACAAGCTTAAGAAATATTGTCTGGAAGATGTCCGGTTAACCCGGGACCTCTATGAATACGGCAAGAAAAACGGAAAGCTCTATTATTCCGATCGATCGGGCAAGGGAATTCTCAGCTTCTCCGTTAAATGGGAGATGGAAACTCAGCAGTCCCTTTTTTAG
- the tilS gene encoding tRNA lysidine(34) synthetase TilS, whose translation MELLGVSPNDRLLVAVSGGADSSFLLHLLFQISDSYPFQLHVAHLNHALRGKDSDEDARFVRRMADAMKIPSTVAKKEIASLAKLQKRSMQDAARKVRYEFLEDIASRYQCHWIVTGHHADDQAETFLMRLIRGAGSSGLTSIPKKRGKIIRPILHVTRTEIIDYLRLNKMSFREDYSNDLPIYFRNQVRHELLPLLKRYNPNIVKVLGDEMNILQEEKQVFEERIHLEMPAVVRFSDSKKKILRISSFMSLSRAIQRGILRSLLYQLKGNLDHLQFKHIEQIIRLAKEGKNGKQIDLPAGIQVFKQDAELEFAFERIPDSSEKFDFLLPVPGEISRPELQITLRTLLKRGPLSGPPKANEIWFDYDRITHPLKLRCRRPGDLIYTERLKGKKKKLQDLFVDLKISRPIRDRIPLLAGPDRILWVVGIERDYKSLVNLETQSILSIESFYPA comes from the coding sequence TTGGAATTGCTCGGTGTAAGTCCGAATGACCGCCTCCTTGTTGCGGTATCAGGCGGCGCTGACTCCAGCTTTCTGCTGCATCTTCTTTTTCAGATCTCCGACAGCTATCCTTTCCAGCTTCACGTGGCCCATCTAAACCATGCCCTTCGCGGAAAAGATTCCGATGAAGACGCCCGGTTTGTCCGTCGGATGGCTGACGCCATGAAAATACCCTCTACCGTCGCTAAGAAGGAGATCGCCTCTCTGGCCAAATTGCAGAAAAGATCGATGCAGGATGCGGCGCGGAAAGTGAGATATGAATTCCTTGAAGATATCGCCAGCCGTTATCAATGTCATTGGATTGTCACAGGTCACCATGCAGACGACCAGGCCGAAACTTTTTTGATGAGGCTCATTCGGGGTGCCGGTAGTTCAGGGCTGACCTCCATTCCGAAGAAACGGGGAAAGATTATACGACCGATTCTTCATGTGACCCGGACAGAGATCATAGATTATCTGCGGCTGAACAAAATGAGTTTTCGGGAAGATTATTCAAACGATCTGCCCATCTATTTTAGAAATCAGGTTCGTCATGAACTCCTTCCCTTACTTAAGCGGTATAATCCAAATATTGTGAAAGTGCTGGGCGATGAAATGAATATCTTGCAGGAAGAAAAGCAGGTTTTTGAGGAAAGGATTCACCTGGAAATGCCGGCCGTGGTCCGGTTTTCTGATTCAAAAAAGAAGATATTGAGAATTTCGTCTTTTATGAGTCTCTCCCGGGCGATACAGAGAGGGATATTGAGGTCTCTCTTGTATCAACTCAAAGGAAATCTGGACCATCTCCAGTTTAAACATATTGAACAGATCATCCGCCTGGCAAAAGAAGGGAAAAACGGGAAACAGATCGATCTTCCGGCGGGGATCCAGGTTTTTAAACAGGACGCCGAACTGGAATTCGCTTTTGAGAGAATTCCTGACTCGAGCGAAAAATTTGATTTTCTTTTACCTGTTCCCGGGGAGATTTCCAGACCGGAACTCCAAATAACGCTTCGCACTCTTTTGAAAAGAGGGCCGCTTTCAGGACCGCCGAAAGCGAATGAAATCTGGTTTGACTATGATCGCATCACGCACCCGTTAAAACTGAGATGCCGTCGTCCTGGAGATCTGATTTATACCGAGCGTTTGAAAGGAAAGAAGAAGAAACTTCAGGACCTTTTTGTGGACCTGAAAATATCCAGACCGATCAGGGATCGGATACCCTTATTGGCGGGTCCAGACCGGATTTTATGGGTGGTCGGAATTGAGAGGGATTACAAATCGCTTGTGAATCTGGAAACGCAATCCATTCTGTCAATTGAGTCATTTTACCCGGCATAA
- the hpt gene encoding hypoxanthine phosphoribosyltransferase — translation MAVKIFGKPLITQEAVQKRIKELGNKIAKDYSGKELYLIGILKGAYAFYADLSRAISLPLQVGFIIVSSYQGATHSSGKVKILSDIPDDIKGKDVLLVEDIIDSGLTLQYLKKQIKTKKPNSLKVCVLLNKIEGRQVEVDLDYAGFEIPDKFIVGYGLDFDNKYRNLPYMAVLENFNE, via the coding sequence ATGGCTGTAAAGATTTTCGGAAAACCGCTCATTACGCAGGAGGCGGTTCAAAAAAGAATTAAAGAATTAGGCAATAAAATAGCCAAAGATTATTCGGGCAAAGAACTCTATCTCATCGGAATACTGAAAGGCGCCTACGCGTTTTATGCCGATTTGTCCAGAGCCATTTCACTCCCGCTCCAGGTCGGATTTATTATCGTTTCCAGTTACCAGGGGGCGACCCATTCCTCCGGGAAAGTCAAAATTCTGTCTGACATTCCGGATGATATCAAGGGAAAGGATGTTTTGCTGGTAGAAGATATCATCGATTCCGGACTGACACTTCAATATCTCAAGAAGCAGATCAAGACCAAAAAGCCGAATTCTCTGAAAGTATGTGTTCTTTTGAATAAAATCGAGGGAAGGCAGGTTGAAGTGGATCTCGATTATGCTGGATTTGAAATACCGGACAAGTTTATCGTTGGTTATGGTCTGGATTTTGACAATAAATATCGAAACCTTCCTTATATGGCCGTGCTTGAAAACTTTAATGAGTAA
- the folP gene encoding dihydropteroate synthase, whose amino-acid sequence MEDANQKQELVCGRFRIQLGLQTRIMGILNVTPDSFSDGGLYFSREKAAERALQMEEEGADFIDIGGESSRPGAASVSLAEELERVIPVLEAVIPRLKIPVSVDTCKTEMARRAIECGAAMINDIRALGEPGMMDLVARQGVAAVLMHMKGTPGTMQDEPEYQSVVQEVLLFLKGRFERAIERGVRPEQIILDPGIGFGKSLSHNLEILRSLDRFRMLNRPVMIGVSHKSFIGKVLERPIEKRLFGSLAAAAWAQWKGIHIVRVHDVRATRDVLKMIRAIQDERYPIA is encoded by the coding sequence ATGGAAGACGCAAATCAAAAACAGGAACTCGTCTGCGGCCGGTTTAGAATTCAACTGGGACTGCAAACCAGGATCATGGGAATTCTCAATGTGACCCCTGACTCCTTTTCAGACGGAGGTCTCTATTTCAGCCGGGAAAAGGCAGCAGAGCGGGCACTTCAGATGGAAGAAGAGGGCGCTGACTTCATCGATATCGGAGGGGAATCGTCTAGACCAGGGGCTGCGTCGGTGAGCCTGGCGGAAGAACTTGAAAGGGTGATACCTGTTCTTGAAGCGGTTATTCCCAGACTAAAAATTCCGGTTTCAGTTGATACCTGTAAGACCGAAATGGCCCGGCGAGCGATTGAATGCGGGGCTGCGATGATCAATGACATTCGGGCTTTGGGCGAGCCCGGTATGATGGATCTCGTCGCCAGGCAGGGTGTTGCGGCAGTACTCATGCATATGAAGGGGACACCCGGAACGATGCAGGACGAACCCGAGTATCAGTCGGTTGTTCAGGAGGTTCTTCTTTTTCTTAAAGGGAGATTTGAGAGAGCGATTGAACGAGGTGTACGGCCGGAGCAGATTATCCTCGATCCCGGAATCGGTTTTGGAAAGTCTCTGTCACACAATCTGGAAATTCTTCGTTCTCTGGACCGGTTTCGGATGCTCAACAGACCGGTGATGATCGGAGTTTCTCACAAATCGTTTATTGGAAAAGTACTCGAACGTCCGATTGAAAAGCGCCTATTCGGTTCTCTGGCCGCGGCGGCTTGGGCCCAGTGGAAAGGGATTCATATTGTCAGGGTACATGACGTCAGAGCGACCAGGGATGTTCTCAAAATGATCAGGGCCATTCAGGATGAGAGGTATCCGATAGCCTAA
- the cobO gene encoding cob(I)yrinic acid a,c-diamide adenosyltransferase produces MPESPQTPPPSGRQKKDGLIIVHTGNGKGKTTAALGLAFRAVGQKMKVLIVQFIKGKWKYGEMETAKKLGNNPEIYPMGEGFTWDTQNRERDMEKAKEAFDFGLRKVKEEQYDMLIFDEINYVTSYGYLPVEELLTFLKAKPRKLHVVLTGRDADPHVIELADLVTEMKEIKHPYKKGIKAQKGIEF; encoded by the coding sequence ATGCCGGAATCTCCCCAGACTCCTCCGCCGTCGGGCCGGCAAAAGAAAGACGGATTAATTATCGTTCATACCGGAAACGGGAAGGGAAAAACGACGGCGGCACTCGGGCTTGCTTTCAGGGCCGTGGGACAAAAAATGAAGGTTCTTATTGTTCAGTTTATCAAGGGAAAATGGAAGTATGGCGAGATGGAAACGGCAAAAAAGCTTGGAAATAATCCCGAGATCTATCCCATGGGTGAAGGATTTACCTGGGACACCCAAAATCGGGAACGCGATATGGAAAAAGCGAAGGAAGCCTTTGATTTTGGACTTCGCAAGGTTAAAGAAGAGCAGTACGACATGCTCATCTTTGATGAAATCAATTATGTCACATCCTACGGTTACCTTCCGGTAGAAGAGCTCCTCACATTTCTGAAAGCGAAACCTAGAAAACTGCATGTCGTCCTGACAGGGAGAGATGCCGATCCCCATGTCATTGAACTCGCGGATCTGGTGACGGAAATGAAGGAGATTAAACATCCCTACAAAAAAGGGATAAAAGCGCAAAAAGGGATTGAGTTTTGA
- a CDS encoding YHS domain-containing protein — translation MRFLILGGWIVLILLFILPLLGSLFRKSPSRKDQLDKGSELARDEVCGVYIPKDRAETLEAKGKLYYFCGKECQTKFLQGNG, via the coding sequence GTGAGATTTCTGATTCTAGGCGGCTGGATCGTTCTTATCTTACTTTTTATTTTGCCTCTCCTGGGTTCGCTATTCCGGAAATCCCCTTCGAGAAAAGATCAATTGGACAAGGGATCAGAATTGGCCCGGGATGAAGTCTGCGGAGTCTATATTCCAAAGGACCGGGCCGAAACCTTAGAGGCGAAAGGGAAGCTTTATTACTTTTGCGGTAAAGAATGTCAGACAAAATTTCTACAGGGGAATGGTTAA